One region of Molothrus aeneus isolate 106 chromosome 1, BPBGC_Maene_1.0, whole genome shotgun sequence genomic DNA includes:
- the AGR2 gene encoding anterior gradient protein 2 homolog, whose product MERSYVSVLLLLIVISCALAKDAGKKDSKDTTAKPKLPQTLSRGWGDQLIWTQTYEEALFRSKHSQKPLMIIHHLEDCPHSQALKKVFAEHKDIQKLAEKFILLNLVYETTDKNLAPDGQYVPRVLFIDPSLTVRADITGRYSNRLYAYEPSDISLLYSNMQKALKLLKTEL is encoded by the exons ATGGAGAGGAGTTACGTGTCCGTGCTCTTGCTGCTCATCGTCATCTCCTGTGCTCTGGCAAAGGATGCGGGCAAGAAGGATTCAAAGGACACTACGGCTAAGCCAAAACTGCCTCAGACACTCTCCAGAG gctggggagatCAGCTCATCTGGACGCAGACCTATGAGGAGGCGCTTTTCCGCTCCAAGCACAG CCAGAAACCCCTGATGATCATCCACCACTTGGAAGACTGCCCACACAGCCAAG cCCTCAAGAAGGTCTTTGCTGAACACAAAGACATACAGAAACTGGCTGAAAAATTCATTCTCCTGAACCTTGTG tATGAAACCACAGACAAGAACCTTGCACCTGATGGCCAGTATGTCCCTCGGGTTTTGTTCATAG atcCTTCCCTGACTGTGAGAGCAGATATTACTGGAAGATACTCAAACCGTCTCTATGCATATGAGCCGTCTGATATTTCGCTGT TGTATTCAAATATGCAGAAAGCGCTGAAGCTCCTGAAGACCGAGCTGTAA
- the TSPAN13 gene encoding tetraspanin-13 produces MACGGFACSKNCLCALNLLYTLVSLLLIGIAAWGIGFGLISSFRVVGVVIAVGVFLFFIALVGLIGAVKHHQVLLFFYMIILLLVFIVQFSVSCACLALNEEQQSELLEVGWSNTNSARTDIERNLNCCGFRVFYPNETCAADCLRNLHCRPCAPIMEEYAGMVLRFVGGIGLFFSFTEILGVWLTYRYRNQKDPRANPSAFI; encoded by the exons CTGGTGAGCCTGCTGCTGATTGGAATTGCAGCATGGGGAATTGGCTTTGGCCTCATCTCTAGTTTCAGAGTTGTTGGAGTGGTAATCGCAGTAGGAGTCTTCCTCTTCTTTATTGCCTTAGTTGGATTGATCGGTGCAGTGAAACATCATCAAGTATTGCTCTTCTTT TACATGATTATTCTTCTGCTAGTCTTTATTGTCCAGTTTTCTGTCTCCTGTGCCTGTTTGGCACTAAATGAGGAACAGCAG AGTGAACTTCTAGAGGTGGGATGGAGTAACACCAACAGCGCAAGAACAGATATTGAGAGAAATCTGAATTGTTGTGGATTCAGAGTTTTTTATCCGAATGAAACCTGCGCCGCT GATTGTCTTAGAAATCTCCACTGTAGACCATGTGCACCAATAATGGAAGAATATGCTGGAATGGTGCTGAGATTTGTTGGTGGGATAGGACTCTTCTTCAGCTTCACAGAG attctgGGAGTTTGGCTGACCTACAGATACAGGAACCAAAAGGATCCCCGTGCAAACCCTAGTGCATTTATTTGA